The Lactuca sativa cultivar Salinas chromosome 2, Lsat_Salinas_v11, whole genome shotgun sequence genome includes a window with the following:
- the LOC111880299 gene encoding chloroplastic group IIA intron splicing facilitator CRS1, chloroplastic, giving the protein MSRFLWDLCCIWIDLSRHSHFEFSTSKFSFDANLFVLENFASITMSARMFLSPTMLSNALNFPKKIHCLNPQNHPDSLSVPIQTTPEIPDTNNEFKLNPPIPATKTAPWMKGPLVLEPNQVIDYSKPKTRKKSSDNKNEKAEKLLTHKVSGGRGKHAMKKILYSIDILEEENQQLEDTQKNLTPIEFELSLGKLGEDSDGADKRLFRRKLPWERVERMVFRRTKRVKAVTAADITLNDELLERLRDEARRMRKWVNVKKAGVNDGVLEQIRLIWKTDELAMLKFDMPLCRNMDRAREIVEIKTGGLVIWSKKDTHVIYRGCNYREMRSSFHGGKEETKPVQGSLYERETDRLLDGLGPRFIDWWMPKPLPIDADLLPEIVHGYKPPSRLSLMNAPSKLTDNELTHLRKQAYHFPTHFVLGRNQNLQGLASAILKLWEKCHIAKIAVKWGIPNTNNEQMAYELKVLTGGVLLLRNKFYIILYRGKDFLSPTIADLVSNREMEIRSFQHLEETTRSNISQTFDYIDETLSDLDHVSTIGTLKEFEMIQSKHHGFNSGISDSEVEVEAEKFKLEKEIRNQERKYFILKMKINKASKELMKLSSACKPTEPNEDQEIMTSEERECYRKMGLKMDSTLVLGRRGVFDGVIEGMHQHWKHREIVKVVTMQRVFSRVLYTSQCLEAESGGILVSIEKLKLGYGIIIYRGKNYKRPLKISRNLLSKREALQKSLELQRIGSLKFFANMRQQAIYELKCKLEKLSK; this is encoded by the exons ATGTCAAGATTTTTATGGGACCTTTGTTGCATTTGGATAGATTTATCTCGCCACTCGCATTTCGAGTTTTCGACATCCAAATTCAGCTTCGACGCAAACCTGTTTGTGCTTGAGAATTTTGCTTCCATCACAATGTCAGCAAGGATGTTTCTCTCCCCCACCATGCTCTCAAATGCTTTGAATTTCCCCAAAAAGATTCACTgcttaaaccctcaaaatcatcCCGATTCCCTTTCTGTTCCCATCCAAACCACCCCTGAAATCCCTGACACAAATAATGAATTTAAGCTAAATCCTCCGATTCCAGCCACAAAAACAGCTCCATGGATGAAAGGTCCTCTTGTTCTTGAACCCAATCAAGTTATTGACTATTCAAAACCTAAAACCAGGAAGAAGTCTTCTGATAACAAAAACGAAAAGGCCGAAAAATTATTGACCCATAAAGTTAGTGGCGGAAGAGGCAAGCACGCAATGAAGAAAATCTTGTACAGTATAGatattcttgaagaagaaaatcAACAATTAGAGGATACCCAGAAAAATTTAACACCAATCGAGTTTGAATTGTCATTGGGGAAGTTGGGCGAAGATAGCGACGGAGCAGATAAGAGATTGTTTCGCCGGAAACTGCCGTGGGAAAGGGTGGAAAGAATGGTGTTTAGGAGGACAAAAAGGGTGAAAGCCGTGACTGCAGCTGACATAACCCTTAATGATGAACTACTTGAGAGATTGAGAGACGAGGCTAGGAGGATGAGGAAGTGGGTGAATGTTAAGAAAGCAGGAGTAAACGACGGTGTTCTTGaacaaattaggttaatttggaAAACCGATGAACTCGCTATGCTCAAATTCGATATGCCCTTGTGTCGAAACATGGATAGAGCACGCGAAATCGTCGAG ATTAAAACGGGAGGCTTAGTGATATGGAGTAAAAAAGATACCCATGTTATCTACAGAGGATGCAATTACAGAGAGATGCGATCTAGTTTCCATGGTGGAAAAGAGGAGACGAAGCCTGTACAAGGGTCGCTTTACGAAAGAGAAACTGATAGATTATTAGATGGTTTGGGCCCTCGCTTTATTGATTGGTGGATGCCAAAGCCATTGCCGATTGATGCAGACTTGCTTCCTGAAATCGTTCATGGATATAAACCACCTTCAAGACTTTCTCTAATGAACGCTCCATCTAAACTCACAGACAACGAGTTAACCCACTTGAGGAAGCAAGCTTACCATTTTCCTACCCATTTTGTCCTCG GAAGAAATCAAAACCTGCAAGGCTTAGCTTCCGCCATTTTAAAGCTATGGGAGAAATGTCACATTGCAAAGATCGCAGTGAAATGGGGAATTCCCAATACAAACAATGAACAGATGGCTTATGAGCTGAAG GTTTTGACAGGTGGAGTCTTGTTACTACGTAATAAATTCTATATAATTCTTTATAGAGGCAAAGATTTCCTTTCTCCCACCATTGCAGACCTTGTTTCCAACAGAGAAATGGAGATCAGAAGTTTCCAACATCTAGAAGAAACCACACGTTCCAACATAAGTCAAACCTTTGACTATATTGATGAAACTTTATCGGATCTTGATCATGTTAGCACAATTGGTACATTAAAAGAATTCGAAATGATTCAATCAAAACACCATGGATTCAACTCCGGAATTAGTGATTCCGAAGTTGAAGTCGAAGCTGAAAAGTTTAAGTTAGAAAAAGAAATCCGGAATCAAGAACGCAAGTATTTCATT CTCAAGATGAAGATAAACAAAGCATCAAAAGAGTTAATGAAATTATCCTCTGCATGCAAGCCCACAGAGCCAAATGAGGATCAAGAGATTATGACAAGTGAAGAAAGAGAGTGTTACAGAAAGATGGGGTTGAAAATGGATAGCACATTAGTTCTTG GGAGACGTGGTGTGTTTGATGGAGTAATAGAAGGTATGCATCAACATTGGAAGCATAGGGAAATAGTGAAAGTGGTTACAATGCAAAGAGTGTTTTCAAGGGTGTTGTACACTTCACAATGTCTTGAAGCAGAAAGTGGTGGAATTCTTGTTTCCATAGAGAAATTGAAACTTGGGTATGGGATAATTATTTATCGTGGGAAGAATTATAAACGTCCTTTAAAGATTTCAAGAAATCTACTTAGTAAAAGAGAAGCATTGCAGAAATCTTTGGAGTTGCAAAGAATTGGG TCATTGAAGTTTTTTGCAAATATGAGACAACAAGCTATTTATGAACTCAAGTGCAAATTGGAGAAGCTTAGCAAATAG
- the LOC111880302 gene encoding uncharacterized protein LOC111880302, giving the protein MGVVTSSIAAKLAFFPPTPPSYTVVGDASGNGKLFIPEAPRREGVDVLKLRTKRGNEIVTVYIKHPKACATLVYSHGNAADLGQMLELFVKLTHRLRVNVVGYDYSGYGQSSGKPSECNTYADIEAVYKYLKEKHKVKDNELILYGQSVGSGPTIDLASRVSGLRGVVLHSPILSGLRVLYPVKRTYWFDIYKNIEKIGLVNCPVLVIHGTADEVVDYSHGKQLWELCKDKYEPLWLNGGGHCNLELYPEFIVHLKEFSLALGRK; this is encoded by the exons ATGGGAGTAGTAACATCATCAATCGCTGCAAAACTCGCTTTCTTCCCACCAACTCCGCCGTCTTACACGGTAGTCGGCGACGCTTCCGGCAACGGCAAACTATTTATTCCAGAGGCTCCCAGGAGAGAAGGTGTCGACGTATTGAAGCTTAGAACTAAAAGAGGAAACGAAATAGTCACTGTTTATATCAAACACCCTAAAGCTTGTGCCACCCTTGTTTATTCTCATGGTAATGCCGCCGATTTGGGACAGATGCTCGAGCTTTTCGTCAAATTAACTCATCGTCTTCGCGTTAATGTTGTTGG CTATGACTACTCTGGCTATGGACAATCAAGCGGAAAG CCTTCTGAGTGTAATACATACGCCGACATTGAAGCAGTATATAAATACCTCAAGGAGAAACACAAAGTCAAAGACAATGAGCTAATCTTGTATGGTCAATCTGTTGGTAGTGGGCCCACCATTGATCTTGCCTCACGTGTATCTGGCTTGAGAGGCGTTGTTCTTCATAGCCCTATCCTCTCAGGGTTAAGGGTACTCTACCCTGTCAAACGAACCTATTGGTTCGATATTTACAAG aaTATTGAGAAGATTGGTTTGGTGAACTGTCCGGTTTTGGTGATTCAT GGAACAGCAGATGAAGTTGTTGATTACTCTCATGGAAAGCAGTTATGGGAGCTTTGTAAGGATAAGTATGAACCATTGTGGCTAAATGGAGGTGGGCATTGCAATCTTGAGCTTTATCCTGAGTTTATTGTACACTTAAAGGAGTTCAGTTTGGCTCTTGGAAGGAAATAA